Below is a window of Lacibacter sp. H407 DNA.
GGACGGCTTCAGTATTTCATTTGAAATCAATGATGTTCTGTTTACACTCAACAGTGTTGGGAAACATAACATGGAAAATGCGCTTGCTGCTGCATCAGTCGCTCATCTCATTGGCGTTCCGTTATCGACAGCAGCAGAGGCATTAAAAACTTATGAAGGTATCTATCGTCGCCACCAGATCATCGGACAAAAAAACAACGTTTGGTTGATCGATGATTATGCACACAACCCAGCCAAGTGTGCGGCAAGTATCGAAGCTTGTCAGCCAATTGCAAAAAAGGTAATTGCCTGGTTTCAACCACATGGATATGGCCCAACCAAATTCCTGCGTAATGATTTTGTAGAAGAGATCAGCAAAGCACTTCGTCCGGAAGATGAAATATGGATGAGTGAAATTTTTTATGCAGGTGGTACTGCCGTGAAAGATATTTCAGCCAATGATCTTATTAACGACCTTAAAGCAAAAGGGACACAGGCTTTTTTTGTAGAAAACAGGAACGATCTGGTTGCAGCAATTCGTTCGCATTTTACGGATGATTGTGTGCTGCTCCTGATGGGTGCCAGAGACCCCGGACTCGAGCAGTTTGCCAAAACAGTTTGGAAACAACTGTAAATCAATTGTAAAAATTTGAGTTGTTTGTACGAATGGTTCTTTGATTTGTACTGCTGTACTAAGAATTGGGTTAATTTTGCAAAATATGCAAGCGTTGAAAAAAGAGCAGAGTATAATGAAGATGAACATTGAAAACCCAATTCCTATTGTTGATGGAACAACCATCACACGCAAGGAATTCACGGAAAAATATTTAAGGCCGCAAAAGCCGGTCATTCTTCGTGGCTTATGGAAGCAATATCCTGCTTATGAAAAGTGGACAATGGATTATTTCAGGCAATCGATGGGCGATATTAAAGTGAAACTTTTCAGCACCAAGAAAGCCAACCCAAGCGAAACATTAAGCGTGGCGCATGCGGAAATGAAATTCAATGAATATCTCGACCTCATTGAAAAAGAACCAACCGATCTGCGCCTGTTCTTGTTTCCTGTCTTTAAACACAAACCGGAGTTGCTAAAAGATTTTGGTTATCCAAACATTACCGGTCGCTATATTAAAATACCATTCATGTTTTTTGGACCTAAGCATTCCGTAACACGTATGCATATGGATATCGACATGAGCAATGTATTTCTTACCCAGTTCGTCGGAAAACGCAGAGTAGTGTTGTTTCCTCCTGATCAAAGTGATTTTTTATACCGTCTTCCCTTTAATGTACATGGGTTGGTTGATATTGATAAGCCTGATTTTGAAACCTATCCGGCCATGCAATATGCAAAAGGCTTCACTGGATATTTGGAGTATGGCGATACTCTTTACATGCCCAGCGGTTACTGGCACCACATTGAATATGCAGAAGGAGGATTTGGCTTATCGGTTCGTACAATTGGTGCAACCATGGGTACGATCTTAACCGGTTTATGGAATGTAACACTCCAGCGTAAGTTCGACGATATTATGTTCAAGATCCGTGGACAAAAATGGTTCAACTATAAAAAGGAACTGGCGATTAAACGAGCAGAAAAAGCAATTCAAAAAATTAAAGCAGAAGCTGCATAACAGTAACAATATTGAGTTGATGTTAGTGGAAAGAGATGTTCTTTATTGCAATGAAGTCCTTTCTTGTTTTAGTAAATTACTTACATCATTGAAAAAAGATGCTCCTGTTTCCCCTAAAGTACAAGCGAGCGTGGCAACCGGGCTGCTAAACGCATAAAAGCCCGTAACCAAACATTAACCTCCTTTTCCCTTGCCACCCCGCTTAAATGACCTACCTTTGCCGACTCAAAAACGGTATTGGGGCAGTTGCCACAAGCCTAACGTATTGATTATGAACATTCGCAACATAGCAATTATTGCTCACGTAGATCATGGGAAAACAACCCTGGTAGATAAAATTTTACACGCTACCAAGGTGTTTCGTGATAATCAGGACACCGGCGAACTGATTATGGATAGTAACGATCTCGAAAGAGAGCGTG
It encodes the following:
- a CDS encoding cupin-like domain-containing protein; its protein translation is MQALKKEQSIMKMNIENPIPIVDGTTITRKEFTEKYLRPQKPVILRGLWKQYPAYEKWTMDYFRQSMGDIKVKLFSTKKANPSETLSVAHAEMKFNEYLDLIEKEPTDLRLFLFPVFKHKPELLKDFGYPNITGRYIKIPFMFFGPKHSVTRMHMDIDMSNVFLTQFVGKRRVVLFPPDQSDFLYRLPFNVHGLVDIDKPDFETYPAMQYAKGFTGYLEYGDTLYMPSGYWHHIEYAEGGFGLSVRTIGATMGTILTGLWNVTLQRKFDDIMFKIRGQKWFNYKKELAIKRAEKAIQKIKAEAA